In Natrinema versiforme, the following are encoded in one genomic region:
- a CDS encoding tyrosine-type recombinase/integrase, which yields MSQHNPEGSRDQIPIKAARDEFIDEKKGNYGSNLEYTLEKWTDDWLADRDEETLTDVTPLTMRHYANYLERRARGDTGIAASTARTYYNYVSAFLSWAVEVEYLPENPAEKRKAKKQLPTATSSTSGDQQFWQPDQRRTIVSYVDNRAREAIDTDGIDAFEEVRDRALVTMLAYSGVRGAEVLADSRDERRNGLRWHSVDLENGVITVLGKSQQKEETALPQQAVEPLRRLETLLDLPADGWPVFPSRHPPSLYSAIDEAGHEKPDGNPWGYVLETGIEPPSMSTSGARTLLKRLSADADVPGLDEDDYLTLHGARRGVGEKLYRERGAAAAQRTLRHADPQTTSEMYSHIEASELAEDNTEVFDGE from the coding sequence ATGTCTCAGCACAACCCCGAGGGTTCACGCGACCAAATCCCCATCAAAGCCGCCCGTGACGAGTTCATTGACGAGAAGAAAGGGAACTACGGATCGAACCTCGAGTACACCTTGGAGAAATGGACTGATGACTGGCTCGCCGATCGTGACGAGGAAACGCTGACCGATGTGACACCGCTGACGATGCGCCACTACGCGAACTACCTCGAGCGGCGAGCCCGCGGTGACACGGGAATCGCGGCGTCGACGGCGCGAACGTACTACAACTACGTCTCGGCGTTCCTCTCGTGGGCCGTCGAAGTCGAATACCTTCCCGAGAACCCGGCAGAGAAACGGAAGGCAAAGAAACAACTTCCGACAGCGACCTCGAGTACCAGCGGCGACCAACAGTTCTGGCAGCCAGACCAGCGCCGGACGATCGTCTCCTACGTCGACAACCGTGCTCGCGAGGCGATCGACACCGACGGCATCGATGCCTTCGAGGAAGTCCGTGACAGGGCGCTTGTGACGATGCTTGCCTATTCGGGTGTGCGTGGCGCGGAAGTCCTCGCGGACTCTCGTGACGAGCGACGCAACGGCCTGCGCTGGCACAGCGTCGACCTCGAGAACGGCGTGATAACCGTCCTCGGGAAGAGCCAGCAAAAAGAGGAGACCGCACTCCCTCAACAGGCGGTCGAACCGCTCCGGCGACTCGAGACGCTGCTCGATCTGCCCGCCGACGGCTGGCCGGTGTTCCCCTCGAGGCATCCGCCGTCGCTGTACTCCGCGATCGACGAGGCGGGACACGAGAAACCCGACGGCAACCCGTGGGGATACGTCCTCGAGACCGGCATCGAACCGCCGTCAATGAGCACCTCTGGCGCTCGCACGCTGTTGAAGCGACTCTCGGCAGACGCCGACGTGCCGGGACTCGACGAAGACGACTATCTCACGCTGCACGGAGCCCGCCGCGGTGTCGGCGAGAAACTCTATCGTGAGCGCGGGGCCGCCGCCGCGCAACGAACGTTGCGCCACGCCGACCCACAGACGACGTCGGAGATGTACTCGCACATCGAAGCGAGCGAACTGGCTGAAGACAATACGGAAGTGTTCGACGGAGAGTGA
- a CDS encoding methyltransferase domain-containing protein gives MGRPDGKSANEWNTDSYDEGHSFVFEYGEGVVDLLEPEHGERILDLGCGTGHLTDRIAESGADTVGLDASEEMIEKAQDAYPACEFVNEDARRFSFDDPFDAVFSNAALHWIPEQDAVLDSVTDTLVPGGRFVAELGGTGNVAAIVSAVREEAAVRGYDVESPWYFPSIGEYTSKLEAHGLETRYATLFDRPTELDNGTDGLAEWLGMFGDSLLSAIPDDEQSAVISSVEDRLREEQFRDGTWIADYRRLRVVARKIRR, from the coding sequence ATGGGTAGACCGGACGGTAAGTCAGCGAACGAGTGGAATACCGATAGTTATGACGAAGGACACTCCTTCGTCTTCGAGTACGGTGAAGGGGTGGTGGATCTTCTGGAGCCAGAGCACGGGGAGCGGATACTCGACCTCGGCTGTGGGACCGGCCACCTCACAGATCGAATTGCCGAGTCAGGAGCGGATACCGTCGGTCTTGACGCCTCCGAAGAAATGATCGAAAAGGCCCAGGATGCCTATCCCGCGTGCGAGTTCGTCAATGAGGATGCCCGCAGATTCTCGTTCGACGACCCGTTTGACGCCGTGTTTTCCAACGCGGCACTCCACTGGATTCCGGAACAGGATGCCGTTCTCGATTCGGTCACCGATACACTCGTTCCTGGTGGCCGGTTCGTTGCTGAACTGGGTGGGACAGGAAACGTCGCCGCCATCGTTAGCGCAGTTCGTGAAGAGGCGGCTGTACGCGGTTATGATGTCGAGAGTCCGTGGTACTTCCCGAGTATCGGCGAATACACCTCAAAGCTGGAAGCACACGGTCTTGAAACGCGCTACGCGACGCTCTTTGACCGACCGACCGAACTCGATAACGGTACCGACGGACTCGCTGAATGGCTCGGCATGTTCGGTGACAGTCTCTTATCTGCAATCCCAGACGACGAACAATCAGCGGTCATCTCCTCCGTTGAGGATCGACTTCGAGAAGAACAGTTCCGTGACGGGACATGGATCGCGGATTACCGACGGCTTCGCGTCGTAGCTCGGAAGATCCGCAGGTAG